One part of the Tenacibaculum sp. 190130A14a genome encodes these proteins:
- a CDS encoding anthranilate synthase component I family protein — translation MNKIKFTTISKQQLADTITPVSLYLRTRDKYANSLLLESSDYHSKENSYSFLCIEPMVTIKAEENNISLSYQKELLEMQPIERDFYQKFESYSNMIQVDCSDEIKSFNGLYGYTTFDAVQYFETIQFNSKKAPSAIPMLQYSFFRFIVAINHFKNELILIENIPDGETSRLSEIENLVNSQSFAKYDFNFIGAETSNVTDEEFKQNVTKAKEHCKRGDVFQLVLSRQFQQQFKGDEFNVYRALRSINPSPYLFYFDYGSFKLMGSSPEAQIKIEDKQAIINPIAGTFRRTGDDEKDRELAKELANDPKENAEHVMLVDLARNDLSKHATNVTVETYKEVQYFSHVIHLVSTVTGTITGNPMNIVGDTFPAGTLSGAPKYKAMELIDTYENQTRGFYGGCVGFIGLNGNVNQAIAIRSFVSKNNTLYYQAGAGIVINSKEENELQEVNNKLAALKKALVLAENI, via the coding sequence ATGAATAAAATAAAGTTTACAACAATTTCGAAACAACAATTAGCTGATACTATTACTCCAGTGAGTTTGTATTTACGCACTCGCGATAAGTATGCAAATAGTTTGTTGTTAGAAAGTTCAGATTATCATAGTAAAGAAAATAGTTATTCTTTTTTATGTATAGAACCAATGGTTACTATTAAAGCTGAAGAAAACAATATATCGTTATCATATCAGAAAGAACTTTTAGAAATGCAGCCTATAGAAAGAGACTTTTATCAAAAGTTTGAGTCGTATAGTAATATGATCCAAGTGGATTGTTCTGATGAAATTAAATCTTTTAACGGTTTGTATGGTTATACTACATTTGATGCTGTTCAATATTTTGAAACGATACAATTCAATTCGAAAAAAGCACCTTCTGCCATTCCAATGTTACAATACAGTTTCTTCAGATTTATTGTAGCAATCAATCACTTTAAAAATGAATTGATTTTAATTGAAAATATTCCAGATGGTGAAACATCTCGATTGTCAGAAATTGAAAATTTAGTCAACTCACAATCTTTTGCTAAATATGATTTTAATTTTATTGGAGCAGAAACTTCGAATGTGACTGATGAAGAGTTTAAACAAAATGTAACAAAAGCTAAAGAGCACTGTAAAAGAGGAGATGTTTTTCAGTTAGTATTGTCTCGTCAATTTCAACAGCAATTTAAAGGAGATGAGTTTAATGTTTATAGAGCATTACGATCTATAAATCCATCACCATACTTGTTTTATTTTGATTATGGAAGTTTTAAGCTAATGGGGTCTTCACCAGAAGCACAAATCAAAATAGAAGATAAACAGGCTATTATCAATCCAATTGCTGGTACTTTTAGAAGAACAGGTGATGATGAAAAAGATAGAGAGTTGGCAAAGGAGTTGGCAAATGACCCTAAAGAAAATGCAGAGCATGTAATGTTAGTAGACTTAGCACGTAATGATTTAAGTAAACATGCTACCAATGTAACTGTTGAAACCTATAAGGAAGTTCAATATTTTAGTCATGTAATACATTTGGTATCAACAGTAACTGGAACCATCACAGGAAATCCAATGAATATAGTTGGAGATACCTTTCCTGCTGGAACTTTAAGTGGAGCGCCAAAGTATAAGGCAATGGAATTGATAGATACTTATGAAAATCAAACTCGCGGGTTTTATGGGGGGTGTGTTGGTTTTATCGGATTGAATGGAAATGTGAATCAAGCCATAGCAATACGTTCATTTGTAAGTAAGAACAATACATTGTATTACCAGGCAGGAGCTGGGATAGTCATAAACTCTAAAGAGGAAAACGAGCTACAAGAAGTTAATAACAAATTAGCAGCATTAAAGAAAGCTTTGGTGTTGGCAGAAAACATTTAA
- the asnB gene encoding asparagine synthase B, with product MCGIVCAFDLKQSSEELRPQILEMAKKIRHRGPDWSGIYSDKKAIMAHERLAIVDPTSGQQPLFSHDRRFVLAANGEIYNHKEIRSQLKEKHEFLTKSDCEVILALYKEKGVEFLDDLNGIFGFAVYDSTTDEYLIARDHMGIIPLYMGWDKHGTFYVASELKALEGYCNKIEIFPPGHYYTREDGLQKWYQRDWMEYKAVKENQTSIDELRDALEAAVHRQLMSDVPYGVLLSGGLDSSITSAIAKKYASKRVESDDKDEAWYPQLHSFSIGLEGSPDLAAAKKVSDHIGTIHHEITFTIQEGLDAIRDVIYNLETYDITTVRASTPMYLMARVIKSMGIKMVLSGEGADEIFGGYLYFHKAPNAEEFHKETVRKLDKLYQYDCLRANKSLMAWGIEGRVPFLDKEFMDIAMRINPEDKMINGERMEKWVLRKAFESYLPKEVAWRQKEQFSDGVGYNWIDTLKKVVETAVTDEMMANAAHRFPTQTPRAKEEYYYRSIFEEHFSSETAALTVPSVPSIACSTPTALAWDASFQNQNEPSGRAIKMVHEDAY from the coding sequence ATGTGTGGAATTGTATGTGCGTTTGATTTAAAGCAGTCTTCAGAAGAGCTTAGACCACAGATTTTAGAAATGGCAAAAAAGATTCGCCATCGTGGTCCGGATTGGAGCGGTATTTATAGTGATAAAAAAGCAATTATGGCTCATGAACGATTAGCTATTGTTGATCCTACTTCAGGACAACAACCTTTATTTAGCCATGATCGTCGTTTTGTGTTAGCTGCAAATGGAGAAATATACAACCACAAAGAAATAAGATCTCAATTAAAGGAAAAACACGAATTCCTAACTAAATCTGATTGTGAAGTTATTTTAGCACTTTACAAAGAAAAAGGAGTTGAATTTTTAGACGACTTAAATGGAATCTTTGGTTTTGCAGTATACGATTCTACCACAGACGAGTATTTAATTGCTCGTGATCATATGGGAATTATCCCTTTATATATGGGATGGGATAAGCACGGAACTTTTTATGTAGCTTCTGAATTAAAAGCTTTAGAAGGATATTGTAACAAAATTGAAATATTCCCTCCAGGACATTATTATACAAGAGAAGACGGTTTACAAAAATGGTATCAACGTGATTGGATGGAGTACAAAGCTGTAAAAGAAAACCAAACTTCTATTGATGAGTTACGTGATGCTCTAGAAGCTGCCGTACACCGTCAATTAATGAGTGATGTTCCTTATGGGGTATTATTATCTGGAGGATTAGATTCTTCTATCACCTCAGCTATTGCAAAAAAATATGCTTCCAAGCGAGTAGAGTCTGACGACAAAGATGAGGCATGGTACCCTCAACTACACTCTTTTTCTATTGGATTAGAGGGATCTCCCGATCTAGCTGCAGCTAAGAAAGTATCTGATCATATTGGAACTATTCATCATGAAATTACCTTTACGATTCAAGAAGGTCTTGATGCTATTAGAGATGTAATTTATAATCTTGAAACCTATGATATAACTACTGTTAGAGCGTCTACTCCAATGTATTTAATGGCGCGTGTCATTAAATCAATGGGGATTAAGATGGTTCTTTCGGGTGAAGGTGCGGACGAGATTTTTGGAGGATATTTATACTTCCACAAAGCACCAAATGCGGAGGAATTTCATAAAGAAACAGTGCGTAAACTAGATAAACTTTATCAGTATGATTGTTTAAGGGCCAACAAGAGTTTAATGGCTTGGGGGATTGAAGGAAGAGTCCCTTTCTTAGACAAAGAGTTTATGGATATTGCCATGCGTATTAACCCAGAGGATAAAATGATTAACGGTGAACGAATGGAGAAATGGGTATTGCGAAAAGCTTTTGAAAGCTATTTACCAAAAGAAGTTGCTTGGAGACAAAAAGAACAATTTTCTGACGGAGTTGGTTACAACTGGATAGATACTTTAAAGAAAGTGGTTGAAACTGCAGTAACTGACGAAATGATGGCCAATGCTGCACATAGATTTCCAACTCAGACTCCACGAGCAAAAGAAGAATATTATTATCGTTCTATTTTTGAAGAGCATTTTTCAAGTGAAACTGCGGCTTTAACCGTACCATCTGTTCCATCTATTGCATGTAGTACACCAACTGCATTGGCTTGGGATGCTAGTTTCCAAAACCAAAACGAACCAAGTGGTCGAGCCATTAAAATGGTACATGAAGACGCTTATTAA
- a CDS encoding helix-turn-helix domain-containing protein, whose protein sequence is MKNQTLGKRLKYYRTLKGYTQDELASLSSVAIRTIQRIEKEEVQPHLQTLKLLAESLEIGIDDLKIIENPNHETVQKKWLLLLHSSPFLGLIIPFANILFPLFLWIHKEKDNPLYNQHGRAIINFQCSITLYLIISLVLFFPFPGYNFFLTGLVFLFGIITTLYNIKKAIDSETYRYPLSIQFLKN, encoded by the coding sequence ATGAAAAATCAAACTTTAGGTAAAAGATTAAAATATTACAGAACTTTAAAAGGATATACGCAAGATGAACTCGCATCATTATCGTCTGTTGCAATACGAACAATTCAACGTATTGAAAAAGAAGAAGTGCAACCTCATTTGCAAACCTTAAAATTACTAGCTGAAAGCTTAGAAATTGGAATTGACGATTTAAAAATTATTGAAAATCCTAATCATGAAACCGTACAAAAAAAATGGTTGTTACTATTACACTCTAGTCCATTCTTAGGCTTAATTATTCCCTTTGCAAACATTCTTTTCCCTTTGTTTTTATGGATTCATAAAGAAAAAGATAACCCTTTATACAATCAACATGGAAGGGCTATTATCAATTTTCAATGCTCAATTACATTATATCTCATTATATCTTTAGTGCTATTTTTTCCCTTTCCCGGATACAACTTTTTCTTAACTGGTCTTGTTTTTCTATTTGGAATTATTACAACACTATATAATATTAAAAAAGCTATAGATTCTGAAACCTATCGATATCCGCTCTCCATCCAGTTTCTAAAAAACTAA
- a CDS encoding type II CAAX endopeptidase family protein, giving the protein MKRKFITAIKAIALPLVFIFILQLLNPLASFIKTNSKYNQVLLGITAITIAITISYFYDKNTKNTLTPNTATIGKTLLGLFTGLIAASLMILTLLTFSNLKIEHSSNINYLSIFFSSLLFFPLAYFEEIIFRGNAFINLKSTLGMRSAQIIFALLFAYYHDPAGSTFGAQLLGPGVWAVIYGWSAIKFKGIAFPVGLHAGLNITQGVFGMKEDRYAIWNLYYDSNLAEHLKDKTEFIGILMQIVVLIVGILLTEKLIKKNPA; this is encoded by the coding sequence ATGAAAAGAAAATTCATCACGGCAATAAAAGCTATTGCCCTACCTTTAGTATTCATTTTTATACTACAGTTGCTAAATCCATTAGCGAGCTTTATTAAAACAAACTCAAAATATAACCAAGTATTATTGGGTATAACGGCCATAACCATAGCAATTACCATTTCCTATTTCTATGATAAAAACACGAAGAACACCTTAACCCCCAATACAGCAACCATAGGTAAAACTCTTTTAGGTTTATTTACAGGACTTATTGCAGCGTCATTAATGATTTTAACACTGTTAACCTTTAGTAACCTGAAAATTGAACACAGCTCCAATATAAACTACTTAAGTATTTTCTTTAGTAGTTTACTATTTTTCCCATTGGCATATTTTGAAGAAATCATATTTCGAGGAAATGCTTTTATTAACTTAAAAAGCACTTTAGGTATGCGCAGTGCTCAAATCATATTTGCGCTATTATTTGCATATTATCATGATCCTGCGGGAAGCACCTTTGGCGCTCAGCTTCTTGGACCTGGAGTTTGGGCCGTAATTTACGGATGGTCAGCTATTAAATTTAAGGGAATAGCATTTCCAGTAGGGCTTCATGCCGGACTCAATATTACTCAGGGGGTTTTCGGAATGAAAGAAGATCGATATGCTATTTGGAATCTTTATTACGACAGTAACTTAGCAGAACATTTAAAAGATAAAACCGAATTTATAGGAATACTGATGCAAATAGTCGTATTAATTGTAGGAATACTATTAACAGAAAAGCTAATAAAAAAGAATCCCGCTTAA
- a CDS encoding DUF3103 family protein, translating to MRIPRILLGMAIASILLVSCNNSEELTKNPTNELADVNLVNKKEVTLDFIDLMNNENFKKVTLEMLSKQQPSVELSKILDKTSNFVSEEQSFKNLEKKTDELERNASAEFAPEKIEILEVWMHNPKAVTTSSELLFSFAPKGEEKDWKQIVAYTLDKKVVYLDANKAPEQPVIVIETDGFETLKKEVAYMNKMLREEGVQNNRFEGKKVGDVLNAAKTSGLETTKLNKIRLNDDEEPWISGAAEVYAITSGIKDDSNSPEIKVIPMYYLDHDGRDYYPNQVMLFWDDYKYQAANIQLFEKDDNVNYKDLVSTIVNGVFQIIGAVSTQPWVNVLGQVAGAIIQAMPNSWYTNNDDYVDSFYTIEKNKSYNNYYGARGNAKVNLAPYFIASN from the coding sequence ATGAGAATCCCCCGTATTCTATTAGGCATGGCTATTGCCTCAATTTTACTTGTTAGTTGTAATAACTCTGAAGAATTAACAAAGAACCCCACAAATGAGTTAGCTGATGTAAACTTGGTAAACAAAAAAGAGGTCACCTTAGATTTTATTGATTTAATGAACAATGAAAATTTTAAGAAGGTAACTCTTGAAATGTTAAGTAAACAACAGCCTAGTGTTGAATTATCTAAGATATTAGACAAAACATCAAATTTTGTTTCTGAAGAACAGTCGTTTAAAAATTTAGAAAAGAAAACCGATGAGTTAGAACGCAATGCGAGTGCCGAATTTGCTCCTGAGAAAATTGAAATTTTAGAGGTTTGGATGCATAATCCAAAAGCAGTGACAACGTCATCTGAATTGTTGTTTTCTTTTGCTCCTAAAGGAGAAGAAAAAGATTGGAAACAAATAGTGGCATATACACTAGATAAAAAAGTGGTGTATTTAGACGCAAATAAAGCACCTGAGCAACCTGTAATTGTTATTGAAACAGACGGTTTTGAAACTTTGAAGAAAGAAGTAGCTTACATGAATAAGATGTTAAGAGAAGAAGGTGTTCAGAACAATAGATTTGAAGGAAAAAAGGTGGGAGATGTTTTAAACGCGGCAAAAACATCTGGATTAGAAACGACGAAACTAAATAAGATCCGTTTAAATGATGATGAAGAGCCTTGGATTAGTGGAGCTGCAGAGGTTTATGCAATTACTTCTGGAATTAAAGATGATAGTAACTCTCCAGAAATCAAGGTAATTCCAATGTATTATTTAGATCATGATGGTAGGGATTATTATCCTAATCAAGTAATGTTATTTTGGGATGATTACAAATACCAAGCAGCAAATATTCAGCTTTTTGAAAAAGATGATAATGTAAATTACAAAGATTTAGTATCTACCATTGTTAATGGAGTATTTCAAATTATTGGAGCTGTGTCTACACAACCATGGGTAAACGTACTTGGTCAAGTAGCAGGAGCAATTATTCAAGCAATGCCAAATAGTTGGTATACGAATAATGATGACTATGTTGATTCATTTTATACAATTGAGAAGAATAAAAGTTATAATAATTATTATGGAGCTAGAGGAAATGCGAAAGTAAATTTAGCGCCTTATTTTATTGCTTCTAATTAA
- the gyrB gene encoding DNA topoisomerase (ATP-hydrolyzing) subunit B, with protein MSEEKKHNYSADSIQALEGMEHVRMRPSMYIGDVGVRGLHHLVYEVVDNSIDEALAGHCDTISVDINEDNSITVRDNGRGIPVGLHKKEGVSALEVVMTKIGAGGKFDKDSYKVSGGLHGVGVSCVNALSDHLKATVHRDGKIWQQEYERGKTMYPVKTVGETDITGTEVTFLPDTSIFQQTTEYNYDTLATRMRELAYLNKGITVTLTDKRNTDDEGNFISETFHSTEGLSEFVKYLDSTREQLTAGVISMEGEKNGIPVEVAMVYNTSYAENLHSYVNNINTHEGGTHLSGFRRGLTHTLKKYADESGLLKNVKFDISGDDFREGLTAIVSVKVAEPQFEGQTKTKLGNREVTSAVSQAVAEMLTDYLEENPNDAKTIVQKVILAAQARHAARKAREMVQRKTVMSIGGLPGKLSDCSETDPAACEIFLVEGDSAGGTAKQGRDRNFQAILPLRGKILNVEKAMQHKVFENEEIKNMFTALGVTIGTEEDPRALNLSKLRYHKVVIMCDADVDGSHIATLILTFFFRYMREMVEQGYVYIATPPLYLVKKGQKREYAWDDNQRDLIAQKMGGSVNIQRYKGLGEMNAEQLWDTTMNPEFRTLRQVTIDNLAEADRVFSMLMGDDVPPRREFIEKNAKYANIDA; from the coding sequence ATGAGCGAAGAAAAAAAGCATAATTATTCCGCCGATAGTATTCAGGCATTAGAAGGAATGGAGCACGTACGTATGCGTCCATCCATGTATATTGGTGATGTTGGTGTTCGTGGGTTACATCATTTAGTTTATGAAGTTGTAGATAACTCTATTGATGAAGCTTTAGCTGGTCATTGTGATACTATTTCGGTAGATATTAATGAAGATAATTCCATAACAGTTAGAGATAACGGACGTGGTATTCCTGTTGGACTTCACAAGAAAGAAGGTGTTTCTGCTCTTGAAGTAGTAATGACTAAAATTGGTGCTGGGGGTAAGTTTGACAAAGATTCATATAAAGTATCTGGAGGTTTACACGGAGTTGGTGTAAGTTGTGTAAATGCACTTTCAGATCATTTGAAAGCAACTGTTCATAGAGACGGTAAAATTTGGCAACAAGAGTACGAACGTGGAAAAACGATGTACCCAGTAAAAACAGTTGGAGAAACAGACATTACTGGAACAGAAGTTACTTTTTTACCAGATACCTCTATCTTTCAACAAACAACAGAGTACAACTATGATACCTTAGCTACTCGTATGCGAGAACTTGCATACTTAAACAAAGGAATCACAGTAACTCTAACAGATAAGCGTAATACAGATGATGAAGGAAATTTTATTTCTGAAACTTTCCATAGTACAGAAGGATTATCTGAATTCGTAAAGTATTTAGATAGTACTAGAGAGCAGTTAACAGCAGGTGTAATTTCTATGGAAGGAGAAAAAAATGGAATTCCAGTAGAAGTTGCAATGGTATACAATACTTCTTATGCAGAAAATTTACATTCTTATGTAAACAATATTAATACGCATGAAGGAGGTACACACTTATCTGGTTTCCGTAGAGGATTAACACACACTTTAAAGAAATATGCTGACGAGTCTGGTTTACTGAAAAATGTAAAGTTTGACATTTCTGGAGATGACTTCCGTGAAGGTTTAACTGCCATCGTTTCGGTAAAAGTAGCTGAACCTCAATTCGAGGGACAAACAAAAACAAAATTAGGTAACCGTGAAGTAACTTCTGCAGTATCACAAGCAGTTGCTGAAATGCTTACTGATTACTTAGAAGAAAATCCTAATGATGCGAAGACCATTGTTCAAAAAGTAATTTTAGCTGCACAAGCAAGACATGCAGCACGTAAAGCACGTGAAATGGTGCAACGTAAAACTGTTATGAGTATTGGTGGTTTACCTGGTAAATTATCTGATTGTTCTGAAACAGACCCAGCTGCTTGTGAAATATTCTTAGTTGAGGGAGACTCGGCAGGTGGAACCGCTAAACAAGGTCGTGATCGTAATTTCCAAGCAATTCTTCCTTTAAGAGGTAAAATCTTAAATGTTGAAAAAGCAATGCAACACAAAGTTTTTGAAAATGAAGAAATCAAAAACATGTTTACCGCATTAGGTGTTACTATTGGTACAGAAGAGGATCCTAGAGCTTTAAACCTTTCTAAATTACGTTATCATAAAGTAGTAATCATGTGTGATGCCGATGTAGATGGTTCTCATATTGCAACCTTAATCTTAACCTTCTTCTTCCGTTACATGAGAGAAATGGTAGAGCAAGGATATGTATACATTGCTACTCCTCCATTATATTTAGTTAAAAAGGGTCAAAAACGTGAATATGCTTGGGATGATAATCAACGTGATTTAATTGCTCAAAAAATGGGCGGAAGTGTCAACATTCAACGTTACAAGGGTCTTGGAGAGATGAATGCTGAACAATTATGGGACACTACTATGAACCCTGAGTTCAGAACTCTTCGTCAAGTTACTATTGATAACTTAGCAGAAGCCGACAGAGTATTCTCTATGTTAATGGGAGATGACGTACCACCTCGTAGAGAATTTATTGAGAAAAATGCAAAATATGCAAATATCGATGCATAA
- a CDS encoding DUF6588 family protein codes for MKKLTFSLLTIFTLAFNSQAQELETILLAKDDAAKLTEAYINPTMKGLIYSSNSGWYHTAKVHKKFGFDITIGASGSFAPSKDDIFDLTKLGLSSNTTFTNNTSPTIAAEENVNGTTVTFNTSIDTPAGPQNVSADFTMPGGESIDITPAPMVQVGIGLPFKLEAMVRFVPKVGSDDVKAGLFGIGLKKEITDWFGPMDKTPLHISLLAAYTNMTVDYEIGNVSGQVATTNGLTEFKLNSYTVQAIASLNLPVINFYGGVGYNGGTTKLNMLGDYTLTYQTNTTPSVAVQENVSNPLALSNTTGGFNATIGTRLSLGFFKIFGSYTLQEQNTLNAGIAFSFR; via the coding sequence ATGAAAAAACTTACTTTTTCCCTTTTAACCATTTTCACTTTAGCATTTAACTCACAAGCACAAGAATTAGAAACAATTCTTTTAGCTAAAGATGACGCCGCTAAATTAACAGAAGCTTACATTAACCCTACAATGAAAGGTTTAATCTATAGCTCAAATAGCGGTTGGTATCACACTGCCAAAGTGCACAAAAAATTCGGATTCGATATTACCATCGGGGCGAGTGGTTCTTTTGCTCCATCTAAAGATGACATTTTTGATTTAACCAAACTAGGTTTATCAAGTAATACCACATTTACCAATAATACTTCTCCAACAATTGCTGCAGAGGAAAATGTCAATGGAACAACCGTTACATTTAACACCTCTATAGACACTCCTGCTGGACCACAAAATGTTTCGGCAGATTTCACAATGCCAGGAGGAGAATCAATTGATATAACACCTGCTCCAATGGTTCAAGTTGGAATAGGACTCCCTTTTAAGTTAGAAGCAATGGTACGTTTTGTACCAAAAGTTGGTTCAGATGACGTCAAAGCAGGATTATTTGGTATTGGTCTTAAAAAAGAAATTACAGATTGGTTTGGACCAATGGATAAAACTCCATTACACATTTCTTTATTAGCTGCATACACTAACATGACAGTTGATTACGAAATTGGAAATGTATCGGGTCAAGTTGCTACAACTAATGGTTTAACAGAGTTCAAACTTAACTCTTATACTGTGCAAGCAATTGCCTCATTAAACTTACCCGTAATTAACTTTTATGGTGGTGTAGGTTATAACGGTGGAACTACAAAATTAAACATGTTAGGAGACTATACATTAACGTACCAAACTAATACAACCCCATCAGTAGCAGTTCAAGAAAATGTTTCAAACCCCTTAGCTTTAAGTAATACTACAGGAGGTTTTAATGCTACCATTGGTACTCGTTTAAGCTTAGGTTTCTTCAAAATTTTTGGAAGTTATACACTACAGGAACAAAACACTTTAAATGCAGGGATTGCATTTAGCTTTAGATAA
- the mdh gene encoding malate dehydrogenase, with amino-acid sequence MKVTVVGAGAVGASCAEYIAIKDFASEVVLVDIKEGFAEGKAMDLMQTASLNGFDTKIVGTTGDYSKTAGSDICVITSGIARKPGMSRDELMGINAGIVKSVSASLIEHSPNTIIIVVSNPMDTMTYLVHKATNLPKHRIIGMGGALDSARFKYRLAEALEAPISDVDGMVIGGHSDKGMVPLTRLATRNSVPVSEFLSEERLEQVKQDTKVGGATLTGLLGTSAWYAPGAAVSGLVQAIACDQKKIYPCSALLEGEYGLSDLCIGVPVVLGRNGIEKIVEINLSEEEKTQLSSSAEAVKKNNEALTF; translated from the coding sequence ATGAAAGTAACAGTTGTAGGAGCAGGTGCAGTAGGTGCTAGTTGTGCTGAATACATTGCTATTAAAGATTTCGCCTCTGAAGTTGTATTAGTTGACATTAAAGAAGGTTTTGCTGAAGGTAAAGCTATGGATTTAATGCAAACAGCTTCTTTAAATGGATTTGACACTAAAATAGTAGGTACTACTGGTGACTATTCTAAAACTGCTGGTTCTGATATTTGTGTAATTACTTCTGGTATTGCACGTAAACCTGGTATGTCTCGTGATGAATTAATGGGAATCAATGCAGGTATCGTTAAATCTGTATCGGCTAGTTTAATTGAACATTCTCCTAACACTATCATCATTGTGGTTTCTAATCCAATGGATACAATGACTTATTTAGTACACAAAGCTACAAACTTACCTAAACACAGAATTATTGGTATGGGTGGTGCTTTAGATTCTGCTCGTTTCAAATACAGATTAGCAGAAGCTTTAGAGGCTCCTATTTCTGATGTTGATGGAATGGTAATTGGAGGACACTCTGATAAAGGTATGGTTCCATTAACTCGTTTAGCTACTCGTAACTCAGTTCCAGTATCTGAATTTTTATCAGAAGAGAGATTAGAGCAAGTTAAACAAGACACTAAAGTTGGTGGAGCAACTTTAACTGGTTTATTAGGAACTTCTGCTTGGTATGCTCCAGGTGCAGCAGTTTCAGGATTAGTTCAAGCAATTGCATGTGACCAAAAGAAAATCTACCCTTGTTCTGCTTTATTAGAAGGTGAATATGGATTATCTGATTTATGTATTGGTGTTCCTGTAGTATTAGGAAGAAACGGTATTGAAAAAATCGTTGAAATCAACTTAAGCGAAGAGGAAAAAACTCAACTATCTTCTTCTGCTGAAGCAGTTAAGAAAAACAATGAGGCTTTAACTTTCTAA
- a CDS encoding cell division ATP-binding protein FtsE, with protein sequence MEQPVLHLDNADIYQLDNLVLSKVNFTLNKGDFYYLIGKTGSGKSSLLKTLYGDLRLKRGLGSIVGFDLKKMKEKDIPFLRRKLGIVFQDFKLLNDRNVYENLEFVLKATGWKDKTEMKDKIYEVLDKVGMKEKYYKKTFELSGGEQQRVAIARALLNDPELILADEPTGNLDPKTSLEVMELLNEIHKSGKTILMATHDYQLIVKFKQKTVKCEGGELFEVVQQATA encoded by the coding sequence ATGGAGCAACCTGTTTTACATTTAGACAACGCCGATATTTATCAGTTGGATAATCTTGTATTATCAAAAGTGAACTTTACTTTGAATAAAGGTGATTTTTATTATTTAATTGGAAAAACAGGAAGTGGAAAAAGTAGTTTACTTAAAACACTTTATGGAGATTTGCGTTTAAAACGTGGATTGGGAAGTATTGTAGGTTTTGATTTAAAAAAAATGAAAGAAAAAGATATTCCTTTTTTGAGAAGAAAATTAGGGATTGTCTTTCAGGATTTTAAATTATTAAATGACAGGAATGTCTACGAGAATCTTGAGTTTGTTTTAAAAGCGACAGGTTGGAAGGATAAAACTGAAATGAAAGATAAAATTTATGAGGTTTTAGATAAGGTAGGAATGAAAGAAAAGTATTACAAAAAAACTTTTGAGCTTTCTGGTGGAGAACAACAAAGAGTGGCAATAGCAAGAGCTTTGTTAAATGACCCCGAGTTAATTTTAGCCGATGAGCCTACTGGAAATTTAGATCCGAAAACTTCATTAGAGGTGATGGAGTTGCTTAATGAAATTCATAAAAGTGGAAAAACCATCTTAATGGCTACACATGATTATCAATTGATCGTAAAGTTTAAGCAAAAAACGGTAAAATGTGAAGGAGGAGAGTTGTTTGAAGTAGTACAACAAGCTACCGCATAA